The Kluyvera intermedia genome includes the window CGCCAATAAACGGCTGCGGCTGCGCATTCCACGCATCTGGAACAATGCGCCCGGTCACTTCCACTAATCGTTGTAAGAACGCATCCCCGACGGAACCGCGTTTGACCAACAGGCGACGTGCGCAGGTACAACGTTGTCCGGCGGTGACAAACGCCGACTGAATGGTCAGATGCACGGCAGCGTCAATATCGTCCGGTTCGTCAACAATAAGAGGGTTGTTCCCGCCCATTTCAAGGGCCAGCATTTTTTGCGGCTGACCGGCTAACTGACGATGCAAATGAAAACCGGTGGTTGAACTCCCGGTAAACAACACCCCGTCCAGACCCGATTGACTGCTCAGCGCTTCTCCGGTTTCCCGGCCACCCTGTAGCAAATTCAGAACCCCCGGCGGCAGTCCGGCTTGCTGCCACAGTTTCACCACCGCCTCGGCACAGTTGGGGGTTAATTCGCTGGGTTTAAACACCACCGTATTGCCTGCCAGAAGCGCTGGAACAATATGGCCGTTCGGGAGATGTCCCGGGAAATTATAGGGACCAAAGACGGCGAGCACGCCGTGTGGACGATGATGAAGCGTCGCCGCCCCATCAGCCATCTCGGTATGGCTTTCACCGGTACGGCTGCGGTAGGAGGCCAGTGAAATGGCGATTTTGTTGATCATCGCGCCGACTTCCGTTGCCGCCTCCCATTGTGGTTTACCGGTTTCGCGCGCGATAACCTCCGTTAATTCGGCTTTATGGCTTTCAAGAAATCCGGCGAACGCTTCAACAATATGCCGACGCTCAGCAAAGGGGCGACGCGCCCACGCAGGGAAAGCTGCACGTGCTGCCGCCACAGCCAACTCCACCTGCAAAGATGAAGCATCATGACCCGCCCAGCAGGCTTCGCCGGTCACCGGATTTGCGCTCTGGCGCGCTGCACCGCCGCCAACCTGCCACTCTCCATTAATCCATAGGCTCATGATTTTTTCTCCTCAGGGCACAGGCGCACCAGGCGCACGCTGTCGCCAGGATGGCAGTTCAGCGCATCAAGTTGCTCAGCGTTCAAGATAAGGTTTTCCGTCTGCGGGTCAGCATGAACCAGCATGGCGCGGAAGTGTTGGTATTGTTCGTTTGCGACCACGCACAGCGGTAAATCTGAACCGCGAGTTTCCCCTTCAGACACCGCAACCAGGCGGCTTTTACGCACGGCGCGGACCCGGTCAATTTCGCACTCAAGCGTTGGGCCTCCATCGAAGATGTCGACATAATCGCGATAGCGAAATCCCTCTTTTTCCAGGACCGCGCGCGCCGGTGCCGTTTGCGGGTGCACCTGGCCTATCACCTCACGCGCCTCTTCGCTTAAAAAATCAGTGTAGATAGGATGCTTTGGCATCAGTTCGGCAATAAACGCTTTTTGCCCGGTGCCACACAAATAGTCGGCGCGGGCGAACTCCATTGAGAAGAAACGTTCTCCCAGGCTCTTCCAGAACGGCGAATAACCGTGCTCATCAATCACGCCGCGCATCTCGGCGACCACTTTGTGGTTGAAGCAATCCCGGAAGGCCGCCATAAACAGAAAGCGCGAGCATGACAGCAGATGACCGTTACTTTCTTTACGCCAAGCCGGGTCCAGAAATAGCGTACAGAGTTCACTGCTGCCGGTGTGATCGTTGGTGAGAAACAGTGTCGGCAGCGCGTTATAGACGTTAAGTTCTTTTGAGGCGTGGACCAATGTCCCGACGCGATAGTTATACCAGGGGTCATTGATGCCCACCGCCACCTCAATGGCGCAAACGCCGACAACCGCGCCACTGTGGGTATCTTCCAGCACAAAGACATAGCCTTGATCGCCGCGCGGCAGCGCCCCCTGCCAGGTGGCTTGTGAACGGGCAATTCGTGCCGCCAGGGTTTGTTCGTCAGCAGGTAGTGAGGTCAACCCGCCGCCCGTTCCCCCGGCAAGCGTAAGCAAACCAGGGAGATCTCCACTGGCGATTGGACGGATAATCATCATGATGACTCTCCTTTGATAAAGCGTGTGCAGGCGGCCTCGAAGCGGTTGAGGCCCAGCGTGACATCCTCTTCGTTGATAATCAGCGCGGGGGCAAAGCGCACAACACTCGCTCCGGCTATTAGCACCATCAGACCTTCTTGTGCCGCCAGCAGGCTTATCTGTTTGGCTTTCCCGGCATATTCATCACGCAGCGCGCAGCCAATCAATAACCCCACGCCGCGAATCTCGCTGAATAACCCAAGTTTCTCGTTAATGGCCTGCAAGCGTTCTCTGAACCATTGCTCACGCTGCTTCACACCGTTCAGAACCTGAGGCGTATTAATCAACGACAGCACCTCTCCTGCCACCGCGCAGGCCAGTGGATTCCCACCGTAGGTCGTGCCGTGAGTGCCAACGGTCATGACGCTGGCCATTTTTTCACAGGCCAGCAGCGCGCCAATCGGGAAGCCACCGCCGAGTGCTTTTGCGGTAGAGAGCAAATCTGGGGTGATGCCATAGTGCTGATAGGCGTACAGTTCACCGGTACGCCCTACGCCGGTTTGCACTTCATCAAAAATCAACGCCGCATGATGACGATCGCAGAGTTCACGCAGCTCTCGCAGAAATTCCACGGTCGCCGGGATCACCCCGCCTTCCCCCTGGATAGGTTCAACAATCACGGCGCAGGTGTCGTCATCAATCAGCACGCGGGCCGATTCGATATCGTTATAAATGCCATGGTGAATATCCGGCGGCAGCGGCGCAAAATCCTGAGAATAAGCCGGTTGCCCACCGGCGGTGACGGTAAACAGCGTGCGCCCATGAAACGCGTTTTTAAAAGCGACAATACCGGTTTTATGTTCACCAAAATGGTCATGCGCATATTTACGCGCAGTTTTCAGTGCCGCTTCATTTGCCTCCGCCCCGGAGTTACAGAAAAAAATGCGGTCAGCAAAGGTGGCGTCAATTAACTGCTTCGCCAGTCGCAGCGCCGGTTCGTTGGTATAGCCGTTACCGGTATGCCAGAACTGGCTCGCCTGCTCGGTGAGCGCACGGATCATCGCAGGGTGCGCGTGTCCCAGTGCATTTACCGCAATACCACCGGCAAAGTCGATATACCCTTTCCCTTCCTGGTCCCACAACCACGCCCCCTCACCGCGTACAGGAATAAACGTTGCCGGTGCATAAACCGGCATCATCCATTGATCAAAGTTTTGACGGCTGATTGACTGAGACATAGCGACCTCGATAAGTAAACGAATAGTTTATTTTATGTTAATGATTTTGGTGTTTTCCCTATTAATGTAGATTGCACAGTTCGTGCCAGCGAGAGAAGAAAATGCATAAACGGGGAGTGAGAACGGAATATCAATGAGTTATGAACACCAGTTATTCATACAAATTGCATACAAAGTGAATATCAATGACATTTCACGACCTTGCAGAGTAAAATTTAGAAAATTTATGCAGCAACAAAATATCATTCTGGATTTGTGATCGACTGCGAAATTTATCGTACATTTACGCCTCATGACGGCGCAGATTGCCCAAACCTGGTGCAATTCTTGCTCGGCAATACGGCAGCAGCGATAAAAGAAATTGGCAATACCGCCGTCTCAGAGCAGCGGGCAGGGTTAAATTCTGCTACTATCCCGTCACAATTCATCCTGCAAAGTGGCAACGACTATGAAATTTGTCTCCTTTAATATCAACGGCCTGCGTGCCCGCCCTCATCAACTGCAAGCCATCGTTGAAAAACATCAGCCTGATGTGATTGGTCTGCAGGAGACAAAGGTGCACGACGATATGTTTCCGCTTGAAGAGGTCGCAAAGCTCGGTTACCACATTTTCTACCACGGGCAGAAAGGCCACTACGGTGTCGCCATCCTGACCAAGGCCGAGCCGATTGCGGTGCATCGCGGTTTCCCGACCGATGCCGAAGACGCCCAGCGCCGCATTATCATTGCCGAAGTGCCGTCCGAGTTTGGTAACGTCACGGTGATTAATGGTTACTTCCCGCAGGGAGAAAGCCGCGATCACGAAACGAAATTCCCTGCAAAAACCAAGTTCTATCAGGACTTGCAGGATTATCTGGAAACCCGTCTGAATAAAGACAATCCGGTGCTTATCATGGGTGATATGAACATCAGCCCAACTGATTTAGACATCGGTATCGGTGAAGACAACCGCAAACGCTGGCTGCGCACCGGTAAGTGTTCATTCCTGCCGGAAGAGCGCGAGTGGATGCAGCGCCTCTTGGGCTGGGGTCTGGTGGATACCTTCCGCAATGCCAACCCGGAAACCAACGACCGTTTCTCGTGGTTTGACTACCGCTCTAAAGGTTTTGACGATAACCGCGGTCTGCGTATCGACCTGCTGCTGGCAAGCCAGGGTTTGGCAGCGCACTGTGTTGAGACCGGGATTGATTACGAAATCCGCAGTATGGAAAAGCCGTCAGATCACGCGCCGGTATGGGCGACGTTTAAATAGGCTGAAAAATCGGTGTGCAATCCCGGCGGCGCTGCGCTTGGCCGGGCTACGACACTACGATACTAGTAGCCCGGCCAAGCGCAGCGCCGCCGGGGGCATTTCGGTGATCGGAAGGAAATCCTGAGCAAAATCAATAAACCGGCGCTAAGCTCTTGCTGTAGTGGCTAATCTGTAATACCGTCGCGCGCACTTTTTCTTCCCGGCAGGAGGACCCCCATGCAAAAGAAGTCGGTATTACGCAGCCTCTAAGCTCCTGCTCATTGTGGCTGTTATCTACGCACTTTATCTCCTTATTCACCATTTTGGTCTGCTCGATCTGGTGACCCATTTTCGCCACCTTCAACACCTCATTTTGCAAAGCGGCACGCTCGGCTATGGTCTTTACATCGCTCTGTTTATTGTCGCCACGGTGTGTTTGATGCCGGGTAGCATACTGGTATTAGTCGGCGGTATTGTCTTTGGCCCGTGGGTCGGCACGCTGCTGTCGCTGGTTGCCGTCACCCTTGCTTCCGCGCTGTCGTTTCTACTCGCACGCCTGCTCGGCCGCACGCTCTTGCTGAATTATGTCGGGCATACTGCAACCTTCCAGGCCATTGAGCGCGGCATTGCCAGAAACGGAGTCGACTTCCTGATCCTAACCCGGCTAATTCCACTATTTCCCTATAATATTCAGAACTATGCTTACGGCTTAACCGCCATCCCGTTCTGGCCTTATACCCTGATATCCGCACTGACAACTTTGCCCGGTATCTTTATTTATACGTTTATGGCCAGCACGCTTGCTGTTGACGGAATCACCCTTTTCTTTGTTCTGAAGCTCAGTCTCGCCGGGCTGGCACTGTTTGCACTGGTGCAGGCAGCAAAGTGGTACGCCCGACGTAAACGCGTGGAATTACCGCAAGAGTCTCACCAATGACGCCCCAAAATCGCACGGTCTGGTACATTCGCGGACTGATTGCCGGCGCTTTCGTCGCCCTGTTGCTGGCATGGCTGTTCGTGCCCGCCGTCAACAGCTTTATTGACCACAGCCTGAGCGCATTTTTAGCCCTCGACCCACGCGAGATTGAACGCTTTATTTACTCCTACGGTTCACTGGCAGCGGTTGTTTCATTCCTGCTGATGATTTTCCAGGCCATTGCTGCGCCGCTTCCGGCATTTGTTATCACCTTTGCCAATGCCTCACTGTTTGGCGCCTTCTGGGGGGCGCTGCTGTCATGGAGCAGTGCGATGGTCGGTGCCGGATTATGCTTTTATATCGCGCGCATGATGGGCCGCGAGGCGGTTGAAAAGCTCACCGGCAAAGCGGTGCTTAACAGCGTCGACGGTTTTTTTGACCGGTATGGCAAACATACCATCTTAGTGTGTCGGCTACTGCCCTTTGTCCCATTCGATCCGGTAAGCTATGCCGCTGGGTTAACCTCAATACGTTTTCGCCAGTTTATGCTCGCCACCGGCCTCGGTCAGCTTCCCGCTACGCTTGTGTATTCTTGGGTCGGCAGTCTGCTGACCGGAGGAACCTTCTGGTTTGTTAGCGGACTGTTTATCTTGTTCGCACTGACTATCGTTATCATCGCGGCGAAAGCCTTTTACCAAGAACGACTAAAGAGGAATTCCTGATGCGTTTTCATGGAGAGATCCTGCGCCATGCCCTGCTGGGGCTGGCGATACTGTCTCCGTTCGCCGCAAGCGCCAGTAGCTGGCAGCAAATACAGAATGACGCCAAAGGCCAGACCGTATGGTTTAACGCCTGGGGCGGCGATGAAGCAGTGAACCACTATCTCGATTGGGTGAGCGGTGAAGTGAAGCGAGATTACGCCATCGATCTGCGCATTGTGCATATTGCTGATGCCGCCGATACGGTGAAACGTATTCAGACCGAAGCGCGCGCCGGGCGCAAAACGAAGGGTTCAGTCGATCTGTTGTGGGTTAACGGCGAGAACTTCCGAGCCTTAAAAGAGGCCAACCTGCTGCAAACCGGCTGGGCGGAGCAACTGCCAAACTGGCGCTATGTTGATACCAGCAAACCCGTGCGTGAAGACTTCTCCGTACCGGTTGACGGTGCGGAATCACCGTGGGGCAGCGCGCAGTTAACCTTTATCGCCCGCCAGCAGCAAACGCCTGAACCACCGGCATCCCCGCAGGCGCTTCTGGACTATGCCAAATCCCACCCCGGCACGGTCACCTACCCTCGTCCGCCAGATTTCACCGGTACGGCACTGCTTGAGCAGTTGCTGATAAACGTCACGTCACAGCCTGACGCGTTAAAACAACCACCGAATGCGCAAAATTTCGCCGCCGTCACCGCGCCGCTGTGGGCCTACCTCGACATACTGCACCCGCTGCTGTGGCGTCAGGGTAAAGACTTCCCCCCTTCCACCGCGCGAATGGACAGCCTGTTCAGCCATGGCTCGTTGCGCCTGTCGCTGACATTCAACCCGATGCACGCCAAGCAAAAAGTAGCGAAAGGTGAGTTGCCGAAAGACAGTTACAGCTTCGGCTTTGCGCAGGGAATGATTGGCAATGTCCACTTTGTCACCATTCCCGCAAACGCTGCCGCCAGCGCGGGAGCACAGGTTGTCGCGAATTTCCTGCTTTCTCCAACCGCTCAGTTGCGCAAGGCAGACCCGGCAATCTGGGGCGATCCGAGCGTTCTTGATGCACACACATTAGAGCCTGAACAGCAAAATGCGTTACAAGCGCTTATCCCGGAAAATTCACCGCCGGTACTGGCGGAGCCCCATGCCGCCTGGGTTAATGCACTGGAGCAGGAATGGCTGCGCCGTTACGGTACGCATTAATCACCCTGTGCTGGGGCATGATGCTGATTATCTATCTGCCCCTGCTGCCCGCCGCAGGTATCTTACTGACGCCTGCGTTTTCGCTATTCCACTGGCAACAGTTGCTCGGCGACCCGCAGCTCGCCCAGGCGCTTATTGCCACCCTGATTTCCACAATCATTGCCGTTAGCGGCGCATTGTTGCTGACACTGCTGGTCATTGCCACCCTTTGGCCGTCACCCGGCTGGCAGCGGCTAGCGTCACGATTGCCCTGGCTGCTGGCACTTCCGCACGTAGCATTCGCGACCTGCGCCCTGCTGCTGTTTGCCGAAGGTGGCGAGTTATATCGTCTGCTGCCTATATTAAGCCCCGTGCAAGACAGCTACGGTATCGGTCTTGGTCTGGTGCTGGCTATCAAGGAAAGTGGCTTTTTAATGTGGGTGTGCTGGGCAATCCTCGGCGAACGCCAGTTAGCCGAACAAACGGTGGTATTTAAAAGCCTGGGATTTGGACGAGGGCAATGTCTTAAACACGTGATTCTCCCGGCCCTTATGCCTTCGCTCAGCATCGCCCTGCTGGCGACGACGGCCTGGACGCTATCGGTGGTTGATGTCGCGATAATAATCGGCCCCGGGAATCCCCCCACGCTCGCCGTGCTGGCATGGCAGTGGCTCAATTCAGGCTCCCCCGATGACCAGACCAAAGGCGCTTTGGCCTGTCTGTTACTGCTTGCTATCCTCGCCGCGCTGGCTGGGATTGCACGTAAACTGTGGTGCGGATGGCGGGCACATTCCGCCCACCCGGACGGGTGTCGCAAGCCCGATTTCCCCACCGTTCCGGGGAAATGTGTTGCCCTGATGCTACCGTTAAGCGGCCTGATATGTACCGCCTTTCTGGCATATCTGGCGCACGTTTCGCTGCCCGCGACAAATACCGTTAACCACAGTCTGTGGCTGGCGCTGCTGTCGGCAGGGTTAGGTGCTGCCGTGTGTTTAATGTGGCTGGAATGGGGGCCTGTGACACATCAACGTTGGGTCGATTTCCCCTTGTTACTGCCCGCGCTCCCACTGGCTGCCGGGCAGTATCAACTGGCGCTTTACGGCTGGTTTGATGGGCTCTTTAGTACCGTACTGTGGGGCCATTTGCTGTGGGTGGTGCCGTGGATGTTGTTTGTGCTGCGCCCCGCCTGGCGGCGGATAGACTCGCGCCAGGTCGTACTGGCGCAAACCCTGGGCTGGACGCGGGGGCGCATTTTTCTGCGGCTGAAATGCCCGCTCATTATCCGTCCGCTGCTGTCAGCGCTGGCGGTGGGATTTTCGGTGAGCATTGCGCAATACCTGCCCACCCAATGGCTGGGGGGCGGTCGTGTACCGACACTGACCACCGAGGCCGTCGCGTTAAGTAGCGGGGGCGCAACCGCCACTCTCGCAGCTCAGGCGCTATGGCAACTGATTCTGCCGATGACCTTCTTCTTGTTGACCGCGCTAATCGCGCGTTGGATAGGTCATCTCCGCCGAGGATTACGCTGATGTTACAAGTCCAGGACCTGACGCTAACGCTGGGCGACACCCCGCTACTCCGCCGCGTCAACTTTACCGTGCAACCAGGCGAGATCCTCACGCTAATGGGTCCCTCCGGCAGCGGCAAATCCACCCTTTTTGCCTGGATGATCGGCGCGCTGGGCGGTGAGTTTCGCGCCAGCGGCGAGCTATGGCTGAACGAACGTCGCTGCGACCTGCTGCCTACGGAAAAGCGGCGCATTGGCATTCTGTTTCAGGATGCACTGCTGTTTGACCACCTGAGCGTTGGCGAGAATCTGAAGCTGGCGCTCCCGGTCACTGTGGGTCGTCATGAACGTCAGACGCAGGTGTTACAGGCGTTAGACCACGCGGGGCTGACCGACTTTTACGCTCGCGATCCTGCTACCCTTTCCGGCGGTCAGCGTGCCCGCGTGGCGTTGTTACGTGCGCTGCTTGCACAACCAGACGCTCTGCTGCTGGATGAACCGTTTAGCCGACTTGACCAGCAGCTTCGCAACAGCTTTCGTCAGTGGGTATTCAATGAATTGCAACACAGACAGATTCCGGTCGTTCAGGTCACGCACGATGCCGATGATGTTCCGTCTGGCGCCCGCTGTTTGCAGCTTGAAAACTGGCGGTGACGCGGGAAAGAATGCGTTACCGCAAGGTAATTACCCTACTTGAGGTGCAGAATAATGCTCCAATTTTCTTCGTCGGATGATTTGATGAAACGTGTTTCTCAACTGACCGCGCTGGCTCTTGCGCTCGGTCTAGCCTCTTCTGTATCTGCTGCACAAACAGCGAAAACCTTAACCTTTACGCATCTGTTACAGCAAAAAGGCACTGCTATTGATACGCGTGTCAGCGCATTTTATAACGGCTGGCCACAGCAGATTAACGGTACGCAAGGTCACGAACCGGGCGCGCTGAATCTTTCCGCCAGCTGGCTGTCTGCAATGAATAACGAGCAGTTGAGCACGTGGGCGCAGCAGCATCAGTTACAGAAAAATACCGACATCGCACTCTACGGCGACAGCAAAGATAACGACGCAGTCGCCAAGCGGCTGAAGGAAGCAGGTTATACCAATCTCTCTACCCTGAGTGACGCACTGCAACAGCCTGACCGCCTGCAAAAGCTACCGCACTTTGAGCAGCTGGTTTACCCGCAGTGGCTGCACGATCTCCAGCAAGGTAAAGATGTTCCGGCGAAACCCGCAGGTGATGTCAAAGTGATTGAAGCCGCCTGGGGCGCGCCGAAACTGTACCTGGTCAGCCATATCCCTAATGCTGGTTATATCGACACTAACGAGGTCGAAAGCGAACCACTGTGGAACAAAGTCTCCGATGCACAGCTAAAAGCCCTCCTGGCGAAACACGGTATTCGCCATGACACCACCGTCGTGCTTTATGGCCGTGACGTATATGCGGCAGCGCGCGTGGCGCAGATTATGCTGTATGCGGGTGTCAAAGACGTGCGTATCCTCGATGGCGGCTGGAAAACCTGGTCTGACGCAGACCTGCCGGTCGAACGTGGTTTACCTAAGAACGTCGAGCCCGCGCCTGATTTTGGCGTCACTATCCCCGCTCAACCGCAGCTGATGCTGGATATGGAACAGGCTCGCGGACTGTTGCATCGCAAAGATGCCTCACTGGTGAGTATTCGTTCCTGGCCAGAATTTATCGGCACCACCAGCGGCTATAGCTACATCAAGCCAAAAGGTGAAATCGCAGGCGCACGCTGGGGCCATGCGGGCAGCGACTCAACCCACATGGAAGACTTCCACAACCCGGACGGCACCATGCGCAGCGCCGACGATATCGCGGCTATGTGGAAAGCGTGGAATATCCTGCCGACTCAACAGGTATCCTTCTACTGCGGTACCGGCTGGCGCGCGTCAGAGACCTTTATGTACGCCCGCGCGATGGGCTGGCAGAACGTCAGCGTGTATGACGGCGGCTGGTATGAGTGGAGCGCCGACCCGAAAAATCCCATTGTGACGGGTGAGCATAAAGTGGATAGCACGCTTTAATCCGTCTGTTA containing:
- the astD gene encoding succinylglutamate-semialdehyde dehydrogenase, yielding MSLWINGEWQVGGGAARQSANPVTGEACWAGHDASSLQVELAVAAARAAFPAWARRPFAERRHIVEAFAGFLESHKAELTEVIARETGKPQWEAATEVGAMINKIAISLASYRSRTGESHTEMADGAATLHHRPHGVLAVFGPYNFPGHLPNGHIVPALLAGNTVVFKPSELTPNCAEAVVKLWQQAGLPPGVLNLLQGGRETGEALSSQSGLDGVLFTGSSTTGFHLHRQLAGQPQKMLALEMGGNNPLIVDEPDDIDAAVHLTIQSAFVTAGQRCTCARRLLVKRGSVGDAFLQRLVEVTGRIVPDAWNAQPQPFIGGLISAQAAERVYQAWQMQVEKGGTTLLAPRLLKAGTSLLTPGIVELTEAHDIADEEVFGPLLGVWRYDDFTQAIELANATRYGLSCGLISPDREKFERLLVEARAGIVNWNKPLTGAASSAPFGGTGASGNHRPGAWYAADYCAWPMASLESPTLTLPAALSPGLDFQHEVKS
- the astA gene encoding arginine N-succinyltransferase, which translates into the protein MMIIRPIASGDLPGLLTLAGGTGGGLTSLPADEQTLAARIARSQATWQGALPRGDQGYVFVLEDTHSGAVVGVCAIEVAVGINDPWYNYRVGTLVHASKELNVYNALPTLFLTNDHTGSSELCTLFLDPAWRKESNGHLLSCSRFLFMAAFRDCFNHKVVAEMRGVIDEHGYSPFWKSLGERFFSMEFARADYLCGTGQKAFIAELMPKHPIYTDFLSEEAREVIGQVHPQTAPARAVLEKEGFRYRDYVDIFDGGPTLECEIDRVRAVRKSRLVAVSEGETRGSDLPLCVVANEQYQHFRAMLVHADPQTENLILNAEQLDALNCHPGDSVRLVRLCPEEKKS
- a CDS encoding aspartate aminotransferase family protein, giving the protein MSQSISRQNFDQWMMPVYAPATFIPVRGEGAWLWDQEGKGYIDFAGGIAVNALGHAHPAMIRALTEQASQFWHTGNGYTNEPALRLAKQLIDATFADRIFFCNSGAEANEAALKTARKYAHDHFGEHKTGIVAFKNAFHGRTLFTVTAGGQPAYSQDFAPLPPDIHHGIYNDIESARVLIDDDTCAVIVEPIQGEGGVIPATVEFLRELRELCDRHHAALIFDEVQTGVGRTGELYAYQHYGITPDLLSTAKALGGGFPIGALLACEKMASVMTVGTHGTTYGGNPLACAVAGEVLSLINTPQVLNGVKQREQWFRERLQAINEKLGLFSEIRGVGLLIGCALRDEYAGKAKQISLLAAQEGLMVLIAGASVVRFAPALIINEEDVTLGLNRFEAACTRFIKGESS
- the xthA gene encoding exodeoxyribonuclease III; this encodes MKFVSFNINGLRARPHQLQAIVEKHQPDVIGLQETKVHDDMFPLEEVAKLGYHIFYHGQKGHYGVAILTKAEPIAVHRGFPTDAEDAQRRIIIAEVPSEFGNVTVINGYFPQGESRDHETKFPAKTKFYQDLQDYLETRLNKDNPVLIMGDMNISPTDLDIGIGEDNRKRWLRTGKCSFLPEEREWMQRLLGWGLVDTFRNANPETNDRFSWFDYRSKGFDDNRGLRIDLLLASQGLAAHCVETGIDYEIRSMEKPSDHAPVWATFK
- a CDS encoding TVP38/TMEM64 family protein, which produces MLIVAVIYALYLLIHHFGLLDLVTHFRHLQHLILQSGTLGYGLYIALFIVATVCLMPGSILVLVGGIVFGPWVGTLLSLVAVTLASALSFLLARLLGRTLLLNYVGHTATFQAIERGIARNGVDFLILTRLIPLFPYNIQNYAYGLTAIPFWPYTLISALTTLPGIFIYTFMASTLAVDGITLFFVLKLSLAGLALFALVQAAKWYARRKRVELPQESHQ
- a CDS encoding TVP38/TMEM64 family protein, with amino-acid sequence MTPQNRTVWYIRGLIAGAFVALLLAWLFVPAVNSFIDHSLSAFLALDPREIERFIYSYGSLAAVVSFLLMIFQAIAAPLPAFVITFANASLFGAFWGALLSWSSAMVGAGLCFYIARMMGREAVEKLTGKAVLNSVDGFFDRYGKHTILVCRLLPFVPFDPVSYAAGLTSIRFRQFMLATGLGQLPATLVYSWVGSLLTGGTFWFVSGLFILFALTIVIIAAKAFYQERLKRNS
- a CDS encoding ABC transporter substrate-binding protein; protein product: MRHALLGLAILSPFAASASSWQQIQNDAKGQTVWFNAWGGDEAVNHYLDWVSGEVKRDYAIDLRIVHIADAADTVKRIQTEARAGRKTKGSVDLLWVNGENFRALKEANLLQTGWAEQLPNWRYVDTSKPVREDFSVPVDGAESPWGSAQLTFIARQQQTPEPPASPQALLDYAKSHPGTVTYPRPPDFTGTALLEQLLINVTSQPDALKQPPNAQNFAAVTAPLWAYLDILHPLLWRQGKDFPPSTARMDSLFSHGSLRLSLTFNPMHAKQKVAKGELPKDSYSFGFAQGMIGNVHFVTIPANAAASAGAQVVANFLLSPTAQLRKADPAIWGDPSVLDAHTLEPEQQNALQALIPENSPPVLAEPHAAWVNALEQEWLRRYGTH
- a CDS encoding ABC transporter permease subunit, producing MAAPLRYALITLCWGMMLIIYLPLLPAAGILLTPAFSLFHWQQLLGDPQLAQALIATLISTIIAVSGALLLTLLVIATLWPSPGWQRLASRLPWLLALPHVAFATCALLLFAEGGELYRLLPILSPVQDSYGIGLGLVLAIKESGFLMWVCWAILGERQLAEQTVVFKSLGFGRGQCLKHVILPALMPSLSIALLATTAWTLSVVDVAIIIGPGNPPTLAVLAWQWLNSGSPDDQTKGALACLLLLAILAALAGIARKLWCGWRAHSAHPDGCRKPDFPTVPGKCVALMLPLSGLICTAFLAYLAHVSLPATNTVNHSLWLALLSAGLGAAVCLMWLEWGPVTHQRWVDFPLLLPALPLAAGQYQLALYGWFDGLFSTVLWGHLLWVVPWMLFVLRPAWRRIDSRQVVLAQTLGWTRGRIFLRLKCPLIIRPLLSALAVGFSVSIAQYLPTQWLGGGRVPTLTTEAVALSSGGATATLAAQALWQLILPMTFFLLTALIARWIGHLRRGLR
- a CDS encoding ATP-binding cassette domain-containing protein, producing the protein MLQVQDLTLTLGDTPLLRRVNFTVQPGEILTLMGPSGSGKSTLFAWMIGALGGEFRASGELWLNERRCDLLPTEKRRIGILFQDALLFDHLSVGENLKLALPVTVGRHERQTQVLQALDHAGLTDFYARDPATLSGGQRARVALLRALLAQPDALLLDEPFSRLDQQLRNSFRQWVFNELQHRQIPVVQVTHDADDVPSGARCLQLENWR
- a CDS encoding rhodanese-like domain-containing protein is translated as MKRVSQLTALALALGLASSVSAAQTAKTLTFTHLLQQKGTAIDTRVSAFYNGWPQQINGTQGHEPGALNLSASWLSAMNNEQLSTWAQQHQLQKNTDIALYGDSKDNDAVAKRLKEAGYTNLSTLSDALQQPDRLQKLPHFEQLVYPQWLHDLQQGKDVPAKPAGDVKVIEAAWGAPKLYLVSHIPNAGYIDTNEVESEPLWNKVSDAQLKALLAKHGIRHDTTVVLYGRDVYAAARVAQIMLYAGVKDVRILDGGWKTWSDADLPVERGLPKNVEPAPDFGVTIPAQPQLMLDMEQARGLLHRKDASLVSIRSWPEFIGTTSGYSYIKPKGEIAGARWGHAGSDSTHMEDFHNPDGTMRSADDIAAMWKAWNILPTQQVSFYCGTGWRASETFMYARAMGWQNVSVYDGGWYEWSADPKNPIVTGEHKVDSTL